The Pseudomonadota bacterium genome includes a window with the following:
- the rpsL gene encoding 30S ribosomal protein S12 — MATINQLVRKPRKSKVEKSNVPALEACPQKRGVCTRVYTTTPKKPNSAMRKVARVRLTNGFEVTSYIGGEGHNLQEHSVVLIRGGRVKDLPGVRYHTVRGALDTQGVDSRKQGRSKYGTKRPKS; from the coding sequence ATGGCCACAATCAATCAGCTCGTGCGCAAGCCGCGCAAGAGCAAGGTCGAGAAGAGCAACGTACCGGCGCTGGAGGCTTGCCCCCAGAAGCGGGGCGTCTGCACTCGCGTCTACACCACCACGCCGAAGAAGCCCAACTCGGCGATGCGGAAGGTCGCGCGCGTGCGGCTGACCAACGGCTTCGAGGTGACCTCCTACATCGGTGGTGAGGGCCACAACCTCCAGGAGCACTCGGTCGTGCTGATCCGTGGCGGCCGTGTCAAGGACTTGCCGGGAGTGCGATACCACACCGTGCGCGGCGCGCTCGATACCCAGGGCGTGGATTCCCGCAAGCAAGGCCGTTCCAAGTACGGCACCAAGCGACCCAAGTCCTGA